From a single Raphanus sativus cultivar WK10039 chromosome 3, ASM80110v3, whole genome shotgun sequence genomic region:
- the LOC108847693 gene encoding cytochrome b-c1 complex subunit 8-2, mitochondrial-like, with product MGKQPVKLKAVVYALSPFQQKIMTGLWKDLPEKIHHKVSENWISTILLLAPVIGTYSYAQRYQEKEKLEHRF from the exons ATGGGGAAGCAGCCGGTGAAACTGAAGGCGGTGGTGTACGCATTGTCGCCGTTTCAGCAGAAGATCATGACAGGTCTATGGAAGGATCTGCCAGAGAAGATCCACCACAAGGTCTCCGAGAATTGGATCAGCACTATTCTCCTCCTCGCTCCCGTCATCGGAACCTACTC GTATGCTCAACGCTACCAAGAAAAAGAGAAGCTGGAGCACAGGTTCTAA
- the LOC108843930 gene encoding LOW QUALITY PROTEIN: ribosomal RNA-processing protein 14 (The sequence of the model RefSeq protein was modified relative to this genomic sequence to represent the inferred CDS: inserted 1 base in 1 codon; substituted 1 base at 1 genomic stop codon): MTKPRRATDMAKKKDKVDSESDVMSSMAHQHAEFFDKLIELIPARFYLPDETERKWFPGLSKAQKARAKRKTTENLKKARRDRLDPEKSSLTTLDLLKQKIEKEKKLSNHEIPDDDDDSEEEEEEETDHNKKRXDXFVTYEELRQRLHRKIDELKGGRGGSDRPRSHEKRKKVVPNKRKRESGSEDKTVEESNKALDKGKGKLDVEEAAKDLTFSYFKIDDDEDHGKDKKKRRVSKSRELERALKLEAAKKDPEKGEVIAKKHSWQAATSRAAGIKVHDDPKLLKQSIHKEKKRQEKNAEKWKERVEGQQKVRVEKQQKRSGNIADRIEQNKQRKIAKREKKLLRPGFEGRKEGFVNEGGN; encoded by the exons ATGACTAAACCTCGTCGTGCTACTGAT ATGGCAAAGAAGAAGGATAAAGTTGATTCTGAATCGGATGTGATGAGCTCTATGGCACATCAGCATGCTGAGTTTTTCGATAAGTTGATAGAGCTCATCCCTGCGAGATTCTATTTACCTGATGAGACGGAGAGGAAGTGGTTTCCTGGTCTTAGCAAGGCTCAGAAAGCTAGAGCCAAGAGGAAAACTACGGAGAATCTGAAGAAAGCGAGGAGGGATCGGTTGGACCCTGAGAAGTCTTCTTTGACGACTCTTGATTTGCTCAAGCAGAAGatcgagaaggagaagaagttgAGTAATCATGAGAttcctgatgatgatgatgacagtgaggaggaggaggaggaggaaactGATCACAACAAGAAGC AAGACTGATTCGTTACTTACGAGGAGCTGAGGCAACGTCTCCACCGCAAAATCGATGAGCTTAAAGGTGGTCGTGGAGGTTCAGATAGACCAAGAAGCCacgagaagaggaagaaggttgTGCCTAACAAGAGAAAGAGGGAGTCAGGTTCTGAGGATAAGACTGTGGAGGAGAGTAATAAGGCCTTAGATAAAGGTAAGGGTAAGCTGGATGTGGAAGAGGCTGCTAAGGATCTCACGTTCAGTTATTTCAAGATCGACGACGACGAGGATCACGggaaagataaaaagaaacgGAGGGTTTCCAAGTCGAGAGAGCTTGAGAGGGCTTTGAAGCTAGAGGCTGCAAAGAAGGATCCAGAGAAAGGTGAAGTGATTGCGAAGAAGCACTCGTGGCAGGCAGCTACAAGCAGAGCAGCTGGTATCAAAGTTCACGACGACCCCAAGCTGCTGAAGCAGAGCATccacaaagagaagaagaggcaGGAGAAGAACGCAGAGAAGTGGAAGGAGAGAGTTGAAGGGCAGCAAAAGGTTAGAGTGGAGAAGCAGCAGAAGAGGTCAGGGAACATTGCTGATAGGATTGAACAGAACAAGCAGCGGAAGATCGCCAAGAGGGAGAAGAAGCTCCTTCGTCCTGGCTTTGAAGGCCGCAAAGAAGGGTTTGTGAATGAAGGTGGAAACTAA
- the LOC108847362 gene encoding protein ENHANCED DISEASE RESISTANCE 4, whose protein sequence is MASKSGQRVRLVKCPKCLKILQEDEDVPVYQCGGCSAILQAKRRSTAPKTAPSAGETEGPQASEHPNTAPSAGETEGPQASEPPNTATSAGDTEGAQASEPPNTVPTAGETERDDLSDPPNTAPSAGETEEAQASEPPSEPETNNVSSSRSGQDTVLPSPTGSSSVQEDDKAPDGSMESSEKQLGGLELSKGEESNQVQMHEHSLGDSDKNEGEDNSSRLMSDMKSVEEATRSRTSSGMSLNADHVVDARASISSSEAYNKLEAEISPDSPFEEEQDQGDHVFHPHRDSTDDLPKTSSAYDGSKSSSDDEREDQDENQQWNALQNLRSDKFEMQRYPQNFKEQGGSSSSTFSHKRPSGTTTYKSLQLEGPGGRLGRQGRRHVSEQLRPDVPLYPRESYTRLSPSYPSHDVFDRYSRAHSLQMPPPYEGVDHMYHNNARGRERGQGSRFSGEMTTNDTRNQHPGWYSGQMYNSSYSSYSASPQRLTEQQQQPEYYHPRWSHEIVSDAEDHHQRNRHADLQARRRQPVAKRHIRPTAGGAPLVSCYSCSANLQLPADFLIFKRKYHLLRCGTCNTVLRFSLQSRTHLVPAVVTHDISANRSSNSTSESPSKPEKQSSSAAQEEEEEDVPVGRGSPLHRLMGYSTVSQVFKASQRPPSV, encoded by the exons ATGGCGAGCAAGTCCGGGCAGAGAGTTCGGTTGGTGAAATGCCCCAAGTGTTTAAAGATTCTACAGGAAGACGAAGACGTTCCTGTTTATCAATGCGGTGGTTGCTCGGCTATTCTTCAAG CCAAAAGACGGAGTACTGCTCCAAAAACTGCACCAAGTGCAGGAGAAACAGAGGGGCCTCAAGCAAGTGAGCATCCAAACACTGCACCGAGTGCAGGAGAAACAGAGGGGCCTCAAGCCAGCGAGCCTCCAAACACTGCAACAAGTGCAGGAGATACAGAGGGGGCTCAAGCCAGCGAGCCTCCAAACACTGTGCCAACTGCaggagaaacagagagagatgaCCTCAGTGATCCCCCAAATACTGCACCAAGTGCAGGAGAAACAGAGGAGGCTCAAGCCAGTGAGCCGCCAAGCGAGCCTGAAACCAACAATGTGTCATCCAGCAGATCAGGGCAGGACACGGTTCTTCCGTCACCCACAGGTAGTTCCTCGGTCCAAGAAGATGATAAGGCTCCTGATGGATCCATGGAGTCCTCTGAGAAACAGCTTGGAGGCTTAGAGTTATCTAAAGGAGAGGAGAGCAACCAAGTCCAAATGCACGAACATTCACTTGGTGATTCTGACAAGAATGAAGGAGAAGACAACTCAAGCAGATTGATGTCTGATATGAAATCCGTGGAGGAAGCTACGAGATCGAGGACTAGCTCAGGAATGAGCTTGAATGCTGATCATGTGGTGGATGCAAGAGCGAGTATCTCTTCCAGTGAAGCTTACAACAAGCTGGAAGCTGAAATCTCTCCTGATTCTCCGTTTGAAGAGGAGCAAGACCAAGGAGATCATGTTTTTCACCCTCACAGGGACTCAACAGATGATCTTCCCAAGACTTCTTCTGCATATGATGGGAGCAAGTCTTCTTCTGACGACGAAAGAGAAGACCAAGATGAAAACCAACAATGGAATGCTCTTCAGAACTTAAGATCAGACAAATTTGAGATGCAGAGATACCCTCAAAATTTCAAGGAGCAAGGAGGTAGTTCCTCATCCACTTTCTCTCACAAGAGGCCCAGCGGGACTACCACATACAAATCTCTGCAACTTGAGGGGCCAGGAGGGCGTCTTGGAAGACAAGGAAGGAGACATGTATCAGAACAACTTCGGCCTGACGTGCCTTTATATCCGAGAGAATCATACACACGTCTAAGCCCTTCTTATCCATCACACGATGTGTTTGATCGCTATTCTCGTGCACACTCGCTCCAAATGCCTCCTCCATACGAGGGTGTTGACCATATGTATCACAACAACGCAAGGGGAAGAGAACGGGGACAAGGGAGTAGGTTTTCAGGAGAGATGACGACGAATGACACAAGAAACCAACATCCCGGTTGGTATTCAGGTCAGATGTACAATAGTTCTTACAGTTCATATTCCGCAAGTCCACAGAGACTAAcggaacaacaacaacaacctgaGTATTATCATCCGAGATGGAGCCATGAGATAGTCTCTGATGCGGAGGATCATCACCAGCGTAACAGACATGCTGACTTACAGGCCCGTCGGAGACAGCCTGTGGCCAAGCGTCATATCCGTCCAACAGCCGGTGGAGCCCCTCTCGTTAGCTGTTACAGTTGCTCAGCGAACCTGCAGCTTCCTGCAGACTTTCTCATTTTCAAGAGGAAGTATCATCTTCTCAGATGCGGGACTTGCAACACTGTTCTCAGATTCTCACTTCAGTCCAGAACTCATCTAGTTCCTGCAGTAGTAACACATGACATAAGCGCTAACAGGAGTAGCAACTCAACATCGGAGTCTCCTTCCAAACCCGAAAAGCAGAGCTCCTCTGCTGCtcaggaagaggaggaggaggatgtaCCTGTGGGTAGAGGCTCTCCGCTTCATCGGCTAATGGGTTATTCTACAGTAAGCCAAGTCTTTAAAGCTTCTCAGCGTCCTCCTTCTGTGTAG
- the LOC108847365 gene encoding protein NETWORKED 4B has protein sequence MDSPTETGLEISDDSREWLENSLEEEEEVSSGLDRSASSPVTPESERRINVALSFGNGSSDVSPNHESESSYSELDSEAEAFYSSLNHQLVFSSGTMDSEKPMSYSELMKKLGQYEEELRTKSLKLQDSELEIEKLKGEAEKRESPENLRAEVEAARREIERKDTDIENEKRRALELERQVVDLESQLSDLRFNVRNVVDELHASKVGLAAADAEISKLEEMLCTEKTKLEKQTFLDDQIKHYDAENMEMKAKEVKLEAEINALKTDLASRDERMEALNKDLDKHKLRYDMLMAEKDGVCAEVDNLKAEMRTRDIQIEQMEEQLNQLVSESGNAKNTVEELRAMVKELEKQAELQGNAISEGEEEKREAIRQLCYSLDHYKTGYRQLLRFLSGNKKQQQQATTVV, from the exons ATGGATTCTCCGACTGAAACTGGACTTGAGATCTCTGATGATTCACGCGAGTGGTTAGAGAATTcccttgaagaagaagaagaagtctcaTCAG GTTTAGACCGAAGTGCATCTTCCCCTGTAACCCCAGAGTCTGAGAGAAGAATAAATGTAGCTCTCAGCTTTGGTAACGGGAGTTCGGATGTTTCTCCGAATCACGAGTCTGAATCTTCTTACTCCGAGTTAGACTCGGAAGCAGAGGCCTTTTACTCATCACTCAACCACCAACTGGTCTTCTCATCTGGGACAATGGATAGTGAGAAGCCAATGAGCTACAGCGAATTGATGAAGAAGCTTGGTCAATACGAGGAAGAGCTCAGGACTAAAAGCCTAAAGCTCCAAGATTCTGAACTAGAGATTGAAAAGCTCAAGGGTGAGGCTGAGAAGAGAGAGTCTCCTGAGAATCTACGCGCTGAGGTCGAAGCTGCGAGGAGGGAGATAGAGAGAAAGGACACAGACATTGAGAACGAGAAAAGGCGTGCCCTGGAGTTGGAAAGACAGGTGGTTGATTTGGAATCTCAGCTCTCAGACTTGCGTTTCAATGTAAGGAATGTAGTGGATGAGCTTCATGCGAGTAAAGTGGGTTTAGCTGCAGCAGATGCTGAGATCTCAAAGCTAGAGGAGATGTTGTGTACTGAGAAAACAAAGTTGGAGAAGCAGACTTTCTTGGACGATCAGATTAAGCATTATGATGCAGAGAACATGGAGATGAAGGCTAAAGAGGTGAAGCTGGAAGCTGAGATCAATGCATTGAAGACAGACTTGGCCTCACGAGATGAGCGTATGGAAGCGTTGAACAAGGACTTGGACAAGCACAAGCTGAGGTATGACATGTTGATGGCAGAGAAAGATGGAGTTTGCGCTGAAGTAGACAATCTAAAAGCGGAGATGAGAACAAGAGACATCCAAATCGAGCAAATGGAAGAGCAACTTAACCAGCTTGTGTCCGAATCAGGAAATGCCAAGAACACTGTGGAAGAACTGAGAGCTATGGTTAAAGAGCTAGAGAAGCAAGCAGAGTTACAGGGGAATGCGATATCAGAAGGTGAGGAAGAGAAACGAGAGGCGATAAGACAGCTTTGTTACTCTCTGGATCATTACAAAACCGGATACAGACAGCTTTTGAGGTTTCTTTCGGGCAACAAAAAGCAACAACAACAGGCAACAACGGTCGTGTGA
- the LOC108847332 gene encoding cellulose synthase A catalytic subunit 3 [UDP-forming] — translation MESEGETAGKPMKSVGGGGGQICQICSDNVGKTVDGDRFVACDVCGFPVCRPCYEFERKDGNQSCPQCKTTYKRHKGSPAIPDDKDEDGFADEATVELSYPQKEKISERMLGWHLTRGKGEEMGQPEYDKEVSHNHLPRLTSRQETSGEFSAASPERLSVSSTIGGGKRLPYSSDINQSPHRRISDPVGLGNVAWKERVDGWKMKQEKNNGPVSTQAASERGGGDIDASTDILADEALLNDEARQPLSRKVSIPSSKINPYRMVIMLRLVILCLFLHYRITNPVPHAFTLWLISVICEIWFAISWILDQFPKWFPVNRETYLDRLALRYDREGEPSQLAAVDIFVSTVDPLKEPPLVTANTVLSILSVDYPVDKVSCYVSDDGAAMLSFEALAETSEFARKWVPFCKKYSIEPRAPEWYFAAKIDYLKDKVQTSFVKDRRAMKREYEEFKIRINALVSKALKCPEEGWVMQDGTPWPGNNTRDHPGMIQVFLGQNGGLDAEGNELPRLVYVSREKRPGFQHHKKAGAMNALVRVSAVLTNGPFILNLDCDHYINNSKALREAMCFLMDPNLGKQVCYVQFPQRFDGIDKNDRYANRNTVFFDINLRGLDGIQGPVYVGTGCVFNRTALYGYEPPIKVKHKKPSVLSKLCGGSRKKNSKSKKESDKKKSGRHTDSTVPVFNLDDIEEGVEGAGFDDEKALLMSQMSLEKRFGQSAVFVASTLMENGGVPPTETPENLLKEAIHVISCGYEDKSDWGMEIGWIYGSVTEDILTGFKMHARGWRSIYCMPKLAAFKGSAPINLTDRLNQVLRWALGSVEILFSRHCPIWYGYSGRLKFLERFAYVNTTIYPLTSVPLLLYCTLPAVCLFTNQFIIPQISNIASIWFLSLFLSIFATGILEMRWSGVGIDEWWRNEQFWVIGGVSAHLFAVFQGLLKVLAGIDTNFTVTSKASDEDGDFAELYMFKWTTLLIPPTTLLIVNLVGVVAGFSYAINSGYQSWGPLFGKLFFAFWVIVHLYPFLKGLMGRQNRTPTIVVVWSVLLASIFSLLWVRIDPFTKRVTGPDILECGINC, via the exons ATGGAATCCGAAGGAGAAACCGCG GGGAAGCCCATGAAGAgcgttggtggtggtggtggccaGATATGCCAGATCTGTAGTGACAATGTAGGCAAGACTGTTGATGGCGATCGTTTTGTGGCGTGTGATGTTTGTGGATTCCCGGTTTGCAGGCCTTGCTATGAATTCGAGAGGAAGGATGGGAATCAATCTTGTCCTCAGTGCAAAACCACTTACAAGAGGCACAAGG GGAGTCCTGCTATTCCCGATGATAAAGACGAGGATGGCTTCGCTGATGAAGCGACCGTTGAGTTAAGCTACCCTCAGAAGGAGAAGATTTCGGAGCGGATGCTTGGGTGGCATCTTACACGTGGCAAAGGAGAGGAGATGGGGCAGCCTGAGTATGACAAAGAGGTCTCTCACAACCATCTCCCTCGTCTCACTAGTAGACAAGAG ACTTCAGGAGAGTTTTCTGCTGCCTCACCTGAACGCCTCTCTGTTTCTTCTACCATTGGTGGTGGAAAGCGCCTTCCCTATTCATCTGATATCAATCAGTCAC CACATAGAAGGATTTCGGATCCTGTTGGACTAGGGAATGTAGCTTGGAAGGAGAGAGTTGATGGCTGGAAAATGAAGCAGGAGAAGAATAATGGTCCTGTGAGCACCCAGGCTGCTTCTGAAAGAGGTGGAGGAGACATTGATGCCAGTACTGATATCCTCGCAGATGAGGCTTTGCT GAATGACGAAGCGAGACAGCCTCTGTCAAGGAAAGTTTCGATACCTTCATCAAAGATCAATCCTTACAGAATGGTTATTATGTTGCGGCTTGTTATTCTATGTCTCTTCTTGCACTACCGTATAACAAATCCAGTGCCACATGCGTTTACTCTGTGGCTGATCTCAGTGATATGTGAGATCTGGTTTGCCATATCCTGGATTTTGGATCAGTTTCCCAAGTGGTTTCCTGTGAACCGTGAAACCTACCTCGACAGGCTTGCCTTAAG ATATGATCGTGAAGGTGAGCCGTCACAGTTAGCCGCTGTGGACATTTTCGTGAGTACTGTTGACCCCTTGAAGGAGCCACCCCTTGTGACAGCCAACACAGTGCTCTCCATTTTGTCTGTTGACTACCCGGTTGACAAAGTCTCTTGTTATGTTTCTGACGATGGTGCTGCTATGTTATCATTTGAAGCACTTGCAGAAACATCAGAGTTTGCTCGTAAATGGGTACCATTCTGCAAGAAATATAGCATTGAGCCTCGGGCACCAGAATGGTATTTTGCTGCGAAAATAGATTACCTGAAGGATAAAGTTCAGACATCATTTGTCAAAGATCGTAGAGCTATGAAG AGGGAATATGAGGAATTTAAGATCCGAATCAATGCACTTGTTTCCAAGGCCCTAAAATGTCCTGAAGAAGGGTGGGTTATGCAAGATGGCACACCGTGGCCTGGAAATAATACAAGGGACCATCCAGGAATGATCCAG GTTTTCTTAGGGCAAAATGGTGGACTTGATGCAGAGGGAAACGAGCTTCCGCGTTTGGTGTATGTGTCTCGAGAAAAGCGACCAGGATTCCAGCACCACAAAAAGGCTGGTGCTATGAATGCACTT GTAAGAGTTTCAGCAGTCCTTACCAATGGACCTTTCATCTTGAATCTTGATTGTGATCACTACATCAATAACAGCAAGGCCTTGAGAGAAGCAATGTGCTTCCTGATGGACCCCAATCTAGGGAAGCAAGTTTGTTATGTTCAGTTCCCACAAAGATTCGATGGTATCGATAAGAACGATAGATATGCTAATCGTAATACCGTTTTCTTCGAT ATCAACTTGAGAGGTTTAGATGGGATTCAAGGACCTGTGTATGTGGGAACTGGGTGTGTATTCAACAGAACAGCATTATATGGTTATGAACCCCCAATAAAGGTAAAACACAAGAAGCCAAGTGTTTTATCTAAGCTCTGTGGTGGATCAAGAAAGAAGAATTCCAAATCTAAGAAAGAGTCGGACAAAAAGAAATCAGGCAGGCATACTGACTCAACTGTTCCTGTATTCAACCTCGATGACATAGAAGAGGGAGTTGAAG GTGCTGGTTTTGACGATGAAAAGGCGCTCTTGATGTCACAAATGAGCCTGGAAAAGCGATTTGGACAGTCTGCTGTTTTTGTTGCTTCTACCCTGATGGAAAACGGAGGCGTTCCGCCTACAGAAACTCCTGAAAACCTTCTCAAAGAGGCTATCCATGTCATTAGTTGTGGTTACGAGGATAAGTCAGACTGGGGAATGGAG ATTGGATGGATCTATGGTTCTGTGACAGAAGATATTCTGACTGGGTTCAAAATGCATGCCCGTGGATGGAGATCCATTTACTGTATGCCAAAGCTTGCGGCTTTCAAGGGGTCAGCGCCTATCAATCTTACAGACCGTCTGAACCAAGTGCTGAGGTGGGCTCTAGGTTCAGTTGAGATTCTCTTCAGTCGGCATTGTCCTATATGGTATGGTTACAGCGGGAGGCTTAAATTTCTGGAGAGGTTTGCGTATGTGAACACCACCATCTACCCACTCACCTCCGTCCCTCTTCTCTTGTATTGTACGTTGCCCGCCGTTTGTCTCTTCACCAACCAGTTCATCATTCCTCAG ATTAGTAACATTGCAAGTATATGGTTTCTATCTCTCTTTCTGTCTATTTTCGCCACGGGTATACTGGAAATGAGGTGGAGTGGCGTAGGCATAGACGAATGGTGGAGAAACGAGCAGTTCTGGGTCATTGGTGGAGTATCCGCTCACTTATTCGCCGTCTTTCAAGGTCTCCTCAAAGTCCTTGCCGGTATCGACACAAACTTCACAGTCACGTCAAAAGCTTCAGACGAAGACGGAGACTTCGCGGAGCTCTACATGTTCAAATGGACGACGCTTCTGATTCCTCCGACGACGCTGCTCATCGTAAACCTCGTGGGAGTTGTTGCGGGTTTCTCGTATGCCATCAACAGTGGGTACCAGTCATGGGGACCGCTCTTCGGTAAGCTGTTCTTCGCCTTTTGGGTGATTGTTCACTTGTACCCTTTCCTCAAGGGTTTGATGGGGAGACAGAACAGGACTCCTACTATTGTTGTGGTCTGGTCTGTTCTCTTGgcttccatcttctccttgttgTGGGTTAGGATCGATCCCTTCACTAAAAGAGTCACTGGCCCGGACATCCTGGAATGTGGAATCAACTGTTGA
- the LOC108846733 gene encoding autophagy-related protein 18e, translating into MSSMIFSTVRGIGSFLKPKTYDQPIDEAAAKGDIKVLSVSWNQDWSGFIVGTERGFNVYSCNPIKESISRDTHKSGFKIVEMLFLSNLFALVGNGYSNSEYPPNKVFIWNDHTNSFFCELGFKSHVLAVKLRREHIVVVLERSVYVYSFTNLKVKDIIETVVNPRGLCCVSQAEAKAVLACPGLHPGQVQVRDLKRNIVKVIKAHDSDVACMSLTLDGSLLATASTKGTLIRIFNSLDGTLLQEFRRGMERAEIYSVAISSNLKWVAASSEKGTLHVFLLRPDILSSPKNIDHASSLSLIRGMLPMYSYGNERSFAQFSLPVSTKFIVGFGPENIVLLVGIDGSFRRCRFDGEGGQMVELEHKCFFSLTQREDDTTVVV; encoded by the exons ATGAGCTCGATGATCTTCTCCACGGTCCGTGGAATAGGATCCTTCTTAAAACCTAAAACTTACGACCAACCAATAGATGAAGCAGCAGCCAAGGGTGACATAAAGGTGTTATCAGTGTCTTGGAACCAGGACTGGAGCGGTTTCATCGTCGGAACAGAACGTGGCTTCAACGTGTATAGCTGCAACCCTATCAAAGAAAGCATCAGCCGTGACACGCACAAGTCCGGATTCAAGATCGTGGAGATGCTCTTCCTTTCAAACCTCTTCGCTCTCGTCGGCAACGGTTACAGCAACTCGGAGTACCCTCCCAACAAAGTCTTCATCTGGAACGATCATACGAACAGCTTCTTCTGCGAGCTAGGTTTTAAATCGCATGTTCTGGCGGTGAAGCTGAGGAGAGAACACATTGTGGTTGTCCTTGAGAGAAGCGTCTACGTCTACAGTTTCACTAACCTCAAGGTTAAGGATATTATAGAGACCGTTGTGAATCCAAGAGGGCTCTGTTGCGTCTCTCAAGCTGAGGCTAAAGCGGTCCTGGCTTGCCCCGGGTTACACCCGGGGCAAGTTCAGGTCCGTGACTTGAAAAGGAATATAGTTAAAGTCATCAAAGCGCATGACTCTGATGTTGCTTGCATGAGTTTGACTCTTGATGGGAGTTTGCTAGCTACTGCTAGTACTAAAGGAACTCTGATCAGAATCTTTAACTCCCTTGATGGCACTCTCTTACAAGAG TTTCGGAGAGGGATGGAGAGAGCAGAGATCTATAGCGTTGCAATCTCTTCTAATCTTAAATGGGTGGCTGCGTCAAGTGAGAAAGGGACTCTCCATGTGTTTCTTCTGAGACCTGACATTCTTAGTTCACCAAAAAACATCGATCATGCGTCATCATTATCATTAATAAGAG GGATGTTGCCAATGTATTCTTACGGCAATGAACGGTCGTTTGCTCAGTTCTCGTTGCCGGTTTCCACCAAGTTCATCGTAGGTTTTGGACCAGAGAACATAGTTCTACTCGTAGGTATTGATGGAAG TTTCCGAAGATGCAGGTTTGATGGAGAAGGAGGGCAGATGGTGGAGTTGGAACACAAATGCTTCTTCTCCTTAACTCAAAGAGAGGACGACACAACGGTTGTGGTGTGA